A window from Theropithecus gelada isolate Dixy chromosome 1, Tgel_1.0, whole genome shotgun sequence encodes these proteins:
- the C1H1orf112 gene encoding uncharacterized protein C1orf112 homolog isoform X3, whose translation MSQERAVPASAVPLEELSSWPEELCRRELPSVLPRLLSLSQHSDSWIEHVQILKIIVEMFLPHMNHLTLEQTFFSQVLPKTVKLFDDMVYELTSQARGLSSQNLEIQTTLRNILQTMVQLLGALTGCVQHVCATQESIILENIQSLPSSVLHVIKSTFVHCKFQTFFRLFSRRPILFKSS comes from the exons ATGTCTCAGGAACGTGCCGTCCCGGCTAGCGCGGTTCCCCTGGAAGAATTAAGTAGCTGGCCAGAGGAACTATGCCGCCGGGAACTGCCATCCGTCCTGCCCCGACTCCTC TCATTGTCTCAACATTCTGACAGTTGGATTGAGCATGTTC aaattttgaaaattattgtaGAAATGTTTTTACCTCATATGAACCACCTGACATTGGAACAGACTTTCTTTTCACAAGTGTTACCAAAG ACTGTGAAATTATTTGATGACATGGTATATGAATTAACCAGTCAAGCCAGAGGACTGTCAAGCCAAAATTTGGAAATCCAGACTACTTTAAGGAATATTTTACAG ACAATGGTGCAGCTCTTAGGAGCTCTTACAGGATGTGTTCAGCATGTCTGTGCCACACAGGAATccatcattttggaaaatattcagaGTCTCCCCTCCTCAGTCCTTCATGTAATTAAAAGCACATTTGTGCATTGTAAG TTTCAGACCTTCTTCAGGCTCTTTTCAAGGAGGCCTATTCTCTTCAAAAGCAGCTAA
- the METTL18 gene encoding histidine protein methyltransferase 1 homolog — translation MTFQFNFTIEDHLENELTPTGDGALTLDSSKELSVSESQKGEDRDRKCSAEQFDLPQGHLWEHKSMENAAPSQDTDSPLSAAYNSSNLEPYGKQPSLRAAKEHAMPKDLKMLENKVIETLPGFQHVNFSVVKTILLKENFPGENIVSKSFSSHSDLITGVYEGGLKIWECTFDLLAYFTKAKVKFAGKKVLDLGCGSGLLGITAFKGGAKEIHFQDYNSMVIDEVTLANVVANSTLEDEENDVNEPDLKRCRKPKVTQELYKCRFFSGEWSEFCKLVLSSEKLFVKYDLILTSETIYNPDYYSNLHQTFLRLLSKNGRVLLASKAHYFGVGGGVHLFQKFIEERDVFKTRILKIIDEGLKRFIIEITFKSPG, via the coding sequence ATGACCTTTCAGTTTAATTTCACTATAGAAGACCATCTGGAAAATGAATTAACACCCACTGGAGATGGAGCTTTGACCCTGGATTCCTCAAAAGAGCTGTCAGTCTCAGAAAGTCAAAAAGGAGAAGACAGGGACAGAAAATGTTCTGCAGAACAATTTGACTTGCCTCAGGGTCACTTGTGGGAACATAAGTCAATGGAAAATGCAGCTCCCTCTCAAGACACAGACAGTCCACTCAGTGCAGCCTACAATTCAAGTAACTTGGAGCCATATGGAAAACAGCCCTCCTTGAGAGCTGCTAAAGAGCATGCTATGCCTAAAGATTTAAAGATGTTAGAAAATAAAGTCATAGAAACATTACCAGGTTTCCAGCATGTTAACTTCTCAGTAGTGAAAACCATCTTGTTGAAAGAGAACTTCCCTGGAGAAAACATAGTTTCAAAAAGCTTTTCTTCTCACTCTGATCTGATTACAGGTGTTTATGAAGGAGGCTTAAAAATCTGGGAATGTACCTTTGAcctcctggcttatttcacaaaGGCCAAAGTGAAATTTGCCGGGAAAAAAGTCTTGGATCTTGGTTGTGGATCAGGTTTACTGGGTATAACTGCATTCAAGGGAGGGGCCAAAGAAATTCACTTTCAAGATTATAACAGTATGGTAATTGATGAAGTAACCTTAGCTAATGTAGTAGCTAACTCCACTttggaagatgaagaaaatgatgtAAATGAGCCAGATCTGAAAAGATGCAGGAAACCAAAAGTAACACAAGAACTATATAAATGCCGATTTTTTTCTGGTGAGTGGTCTGAGTTTTGTAAGCTTGTACTAAGCAGTGAAAAACTTTTTGTAAAATATGATCTCATTCTCACCTCAGAAACCATTTACAACCCAGATTATTATAGTAATTTGCACCAGACTTTCCTTAGACTGTTAAGTAAAAATGGACGTGTTCTTTTGGCTAGCAAAGCACATTATTTTGGTGTAGGTGGAGGTGTTCACCTCTTTCAGAAGTTTATAGAAGAAAGGGATGTTTTTAAGACCAGAATACTCAAAATAATTGATGAAGGATTGAAGCGGTTCATAATTGAAATAACTTTTAAGTCTCCTGGTTAA